A genomic window from Lotus japonicus ecotype B-129 chromosome 1, LjGifu_v1.2 includes:
- the LOC130734193 gene encoding cytochrome c oxidase subunit 6b-1, with product MAEPAVENSPTLAEQYYVKDKQEEKVVVEKPVEVKEVETPKEVAPEETVVEKTVEETTPVAPAVVEESSEVPPSAEESTEVQTSESVEEENSGDQEAAEETPEIKLETAPVDFRFPTTNQTRHCFTRYIEYHRCVAAKGDGAPECDKFAKYYRALCPGEWVDRWNEQRENGTFPGPL from the exons CAATATTATGTGAAGGACAAGCAGGAGGAAAAAGTTGTAGTTGAGAAACCTGTTGAAGTTAAAGAAGTTGAAACCCCTAAAGAGGTTGCTCCTGAGGAAACTGTGGTTGAGAAAACTGTGGAAGAAACAACACCTGTTGCACCTGCAGTTGTCGAGGAAAGCAGTGAAGTCCCCCCTTCTGCTGAAGAAAGCACTGAAGTGCAAACTAGTGAGAGTGTTGAAGAAGAAAACTCTGGTGATCAAGAAGCAGCTGAAGAGACCCCAGAAATTAAG CTTGAGACTGCTCCAGTAGATTTCCGTTTTCCAACTACAAATCAAACAAGACATTGCTTTACCCGATACATTGAATATCATCG ATGTGTAGCTGCAAAAGGAGATGGTGCACCTGAATGTGACAAGTTTGCGAAATATTATCGTGCTCTTTGCCCTGGTGAATGG GTTGACAGATGGAATGAACAAAGGGAGAATGGGACATTCCCAGGCCCGCTGTAG